One segment of Pseudomonas asgharzadehiana DNA contains the following:
- a CDS encoding prepilin-type N-terminal cleavage/methylation domain-containing protein, whose protein sequence is MKRRQQGFTLLEIMLVLSLLGVLLTLVGGALLGANRAVLKAQRYTVSLDEMRAAQQFLRTAISESLPLDVTEDDSQVDGFFAGGPQRMQFVATLPGVLGGGIQRFTLQLTGPEASRDLQVAFAQFESKAQVSVPASRSEPQVLLKGVEGLHFSYRGLSPKGQATGWISEWPWPRRLPYAVRISAHVNGPVPWVTQVIALRLNLSSGSPE, encoded by the coding sequence GTGAAGCGGCGCCAGCAGGGTTTTACCTTGCTCGAAATCATGCTCGTGCTGAGCCTGCTCGGGGTGTTGCTGACCCTGGTCGGCGGCGCGTTGCTCGGTGCCAATCGCGCGGTGCTAAAGGCCCAGCGCTACACGGTCAGCCTGGATGAAATGCGCGCCGCCCAGCAGTTCTTGCGCACCGCCATCAGCGAGTCGTTGCCGTTGGACGTGACCGAGGACGACAGCCAGGTCGATGGTTTTTTCGCCGGTGGCCCGCAGCGCATGCAATTTGTCGCGACCTTGCCCGGCGTGCTTGGCGGCGGCATCCAGCGCTTCACCTTGCAGTTGACCGGCCCCGAGGCATCGCGCGATTTACAGGTGGCGTTCGCGCAGTTTGAGTCCAAGGCGCAGGTCAGCGTGCCGGCCTCGCGCAGCGAACCGCAGGTGTTGCTCAAGGGCGTTGAGGGTTTGCACTTCAGCTATCGCGGCCTGTCGCCCAAGGGCCAGGCCACCGGTTGGATCAGTGAGTGGCCGTGGCCCAGGCGCCTGCCGTATGCGGTGCGCATCAGTGCGCACGTGAACGGGCCGGTGCCTTGGGTGACGCAAGTGATTGCCTTGCGCCTGAACCTGTCGAGCGGCTCCCCCGAATGA
- the gspG gene encoding type II secretion system major pseudopilin GspG — protein MRQTRFKPARRQGGFTLLEMLVVIVLLGIVATIVVRQVGGNVDKGKYGAGKAQLASLSMKIESYGLDVGSPPKTLQQLVDKPGNSAGWAGPYAKPSDLKDPFGHAFGYRFPGEHGAFDLIFYGQDGQPGGEGYSADLGNWE, from the coding sequence ATGCGTCAGACCCGATTCAAACCCGCCCGCCGCCAGGGCGGTTTTACCCTGTTGGAAATGCTCGTGGTGATCGTACTGCTGGGCATCGTCGCGACCATCGTGGTACGCCAGGTCGGCGGCAATGTGGACAAGGGCAAGTACGGCGCGGGCAAGGCGCAACTGGCCAGCCTGAGCATGAAGATCGAAAGCTACGGGCTGGACGTCGGCTCGCCGCCCAAGACCCTGCAACAGTTGGTCGACAAGCCCGGCAACAGCGCCGGCTGGGCCGGGCCATACGCCAAGCCGTCGGACCTCAAGGACCCGTTCGGTCATGCCTTCGGTTATCGCTTCCCCGGTGAGCACGGCGCGTTCGACCTGATTTTCTACGGCCAGGACGGCCAACCCGGTGGCGAAGGCTACAGCGCCGACCTGGGCAACTGGGAATAA
- the gspD gene encoding type II secretion system secretin GspD → MIDTYPGALRTTVLCLATAISLAGCGTFPDHLDPDEALLHEAMQGTGAQRPPVDPASEQAPVNSGQPAANPAAQRQLIRGNQQFVRQPAAASALKEEGGGDILFNFADQPIEAVINSVMGDLLHENYSIAQGVKGNVSFSTSKPVNKQQALSILETLLSWTDNAMIKQGNRYVILPANQAVAGKLVPQMRVSQPASGLSARLFPLRYISATEMQKLLKPFARENAFLLVDPARNVLSLAGTPEELANYQDTIDTFDVDWLKGMSVGVFGLQRASVAELMPELQKMFGPDSGMPLAGMVRFLPIERTNSVVAISSQPQYLSEVGDWIHTIDEGGGNEPQMYVYDVRNMKASDLAKYLRQIYGSGAIKDDAPAKVAPGLRTATLSSPGTNSTSGNTPGGLSSTLNNQPAADDQAPEAEAEETAEPEVTDGAPAKSLDAGTRITAQKSSNQLLVRTRPVQWKEIESAIKRLDNPPLQVQIETRILEVKLTGELDLGVQWYLGRLAGNSTSTTVANAAGSQGALGGGGAGLGAADSLFYSFVSSNLQVALHALETNGRTQVLSAPSLVVMNNQPAQIQVGDNIPISQTTVNTGTSDTTLSSVEYVQTGVILDVVPRINPGGLVYMDIQQQVSDAQDQANANSDTPTNPRISTRSVSTQVAVQSGQTVLLGGLIKQDNADTVSAVPYLGKIPGLRWLFGSTSKSKDRTELIVLITPRVITSGSQARQVTDDYRQQMQLLRPEKN, encoded by the coding sequence TTGATCGATACCTACCCTGGCGCCTTGCGCACCACCGTGCTTTGCCTGGCAACCGCTATTTCCCTGGCGGGCTGCGGGACATTCCCCGACCACCTCGACCCGGACGAGGCCCTGTTGCACGAAGCGATGCAGGGTACCGGTGCGCAACGCCCGCCCGTGGATCCGGCCAGTGAACAAGCGCCGGTCAACAGCGGCCAGCCTGCGGCAAACCCTGCGGCCCAACGCCAGTTGATTCGCGGCAACCAGCAGTTCGTGCGTCAGCCCGCCGCGGCGTCGGCACTCAAGGAGGAGGGCGGTGGCGACATCCTGTTCAATTTTGCCGACCAGCCGATTGAAGCGGTGATCAACAGCGTGATGGGCGACCTGCTGCACGAGAACTACAGCATTGCCCAGGGCGTGAAGGGCAATGTGAGTTTTTCCACCTCCAAACCGGTGAACAAGCAGCAGGCGCTGTCGATCCTGGAAACCCTGTTGTCCTGGACCGACAACGCCATGATCAAGCAGGGCAATCGCTACGTGATCCTGCCGGCCAACCAGGCGGTGGCGGGCAAGCTGGTGCCGCAAATGCGCGTGTCGCAGCCCGCCAGCGGGTTGTCGGCGCGCCTGTTTCCACTGCGTTATATCTCCGCCACCGAGATGCAGAAGCTGCTCAAGCCGTTCGCCCGTGAAAATGCGTTTTTGCTGGTGGACCCGGCGCGCAACGTGCTGAGCCTGGCCGGTACGCCGGAGGAACTGGCCAACTATCAGGACACCATCGACACCTTCGATGTGGACTGGCTCAAAGGCATGTCCGTCGGCGTATTCGGCCTGCAACGCGCCTCCGTGGCCGAGCTGATGCCCGAGCTGCAAAAGATGTTCGGCCCCGACAGCGGCATGCCCCTGGCGGGCATGGTGCGGTTCCTGCCGATCGAGCGCACCAACTCGGTGGTGGCAATCTCGTCGCAGCCGCAGTACCTGAGCGAAGTCGGCGACTGGATCCACACTATCGACGAAGGCGGCGGCAACGAGCCGCAGATGTACGTGTACGACGTGCGCAACATGAAAGCCAGCGACCTGGCCAAGTACTTGCGGCAGATCTACGGCAGCGGCGCGATCAAGGACGACGCCCCGGCCAAGGTTGCCCCCGGTTTGCGCACCGCGACGCTGTCATCGCCCGGTACCAACAGCACCTCCGGCAACACCCCGGGTGGGCTGAGCAGTACGCTCAATAACCAACCCGCCGCCGATGACCAGGCGCCAGAAGCCGAGGCCGAAGAGACCGCCGAGCCAGAGGTTACCGACGGCGCTCCCGCCAAAAGCCTCGACGCCGGCACCCGCATCACCGCGCAAAAAAGCAGCAACCAACTGCTGGTGCGGACCCGCCCGGTGCAGTGGAAGGAGATCGAATCGGCGATCAAGCGCCTCGACAACCCACCGCTGCAAGTGCAGATCGAAACACGCATCCTCGAAGTCAAACTCACCGGTGAATTGGACTTGGGCGTGCAGTGGTACCTCGGGCGCCTGGCCGGCAATTCCACCAGCACCACCGTGGCCAATGCCGCCGGCAGCCAGGGCGCGCTGGGTGGTGGCGGGGCGGGGTTGGGCGCGGCGGATTCGTTGTTCTACTCCTTTGTCAGCTCCAACCTGCAAGTGGCGTTGCATGCGCTGGAAACCAACGGCCGCACCCAGGTGCTGTCGGCGCCGTCGCTGGTGGTGATGAACAACCAGCCGGCGCAGATCCAGGTGGGGGACAACATTCCCATCAGCCAGACCACGGTGAACACCGGCACCTCAGACACGACGTTGAGCAGCGTCGAGTATGTGCAGACCGGTGTGATCCTGGATGTGGTGCCGCGCATCAACCCGGGCGGGTTGGTGTACATGGATATCCAGCAGCAGGTCAGCGATGCCCAGGACCAGGCGAACGCCAACAGCGACACGCCGACTAATCCGCGTATTTCCACGCGGTCGGTGTCGACCCAGGTGGCGGTGCAGAGCGGGCAGACGGTATTGCTGGGGGGGTTGATCAAACAGGACAACGCCGACACGGTAAGTGCCGTGCCGTACCTGGGCAAGATTCCGGGGTTGCGGTGGCTGTTTGGGAGCACCAGTAAGTCCAAGGACCGTACCGAATTGATTGTGTTGATTACGCCTAGGGTCATCACCAGCGGCAGTCAGGCAAGGCAGGTGACGGATGATTATCGGCAGCAGATGCAGCTGTTGCGGCCGGAGAAAAACTGA
- the gspE gene encoding type II secretion system ATPase GspE: MPSSSTPIDACQLHIPHTEQVCAWLMRHAGLKTVDLERARRLSQESGDSQLLGLLTRLGLVSEVELARAWADLLGAPLLLAEAAPPLLDPLPALTERFMRHYQVVPVGWSHGGLRVLAANPALVYPFQAMAYACGVPVWLAVGPRNEVETLIERYYGQGRSAMGTLIENLDEQGGALEDIEHLKDMASEAPVIRLVNLILQRAVEHRASDIHIEPFENQLKVRYRIDGVLHEAEAPPSSSSAAVISRVKIMARLDIAERRLPQDGRIMLRIQGKELDLRVSTVPTSFGESVVMRLLDRQTVQFDFQSLGFDGRRLETFLEVLERPHGILLVTGPTGSGKTTTLYTALSRLNTAERKIITVEDPVEYQLEGINQIQVKPAIGLDFAGALRSIVRQDPDVIMIGEIRDLETCRIAIQSSLTGHLVLSTLHTNSAAASITRLLDMGVESYLIASTVNGILAQRLVRRLDPATREAFEAPPPLIAEHGLDRFTDQRPILLYRPRADAPGGGYHGRSAITELLVMNDELRSLLMRQADAATLEQAARRGGLRTLHEEGLRQAVAGVTSLEEVLRVTRGEGA, encoded by the coding sequence ATGCCCAGCTCCTCAACCCCCATCGATGCCTGCCAACTGCACATCCCGCACACCGAACAGGTCTGCGCGTGGCTGATGCGACACGCCGGCTTGAAAACCGTTGACCTGGAGCGCGCCCGGCGCTTGTCCCAGGAGTCTGGCGACAGCCAATTGCTCGGCCTGTTGACGCGCCTGGGGCTGGTCTCCGAAGTGGAGCTGGCTCGCGCCTGGGCCGATCTGCTCGGCGCGCCGCTGTTGTTGGCGGAAGCCGCGCCGCCCTTGCTGGACCCATTGCCGGCCTTGACCGAGCGTTTCATGCGCCACTATCAAGTGGTGCCGGTGGGCTGGAGCCACGGTGGCCTGCGCGTGCTGGCGGCCAACCCTGCGCTGGTCTATCCGTTCCAGGCCATGGCCTATGCCTGCGGCGTGCCGGTGTGGCTGGCGGTGGGGCCGCGCAACGAAGTCGAAACCCTGATCGAGCGTTACTACGGCCAGGGCCGTTCGGCCATGGGCACCCTGATCGAAAACCTCGACGAGCAGGGCGGTGCGCTGGAAGACATCGAACACCTCAAGGACATGGCCTCCGAAGCGCCGGTGATCCGCCTGGTCAACCTGATCCTGCAGCGCGCCGTGGAACATCGTGCCTCGGACATTCATATCGAACCCTTCGAAAACCAGCTCAAGGTGCGCTACCGCATCGACGGCGTGCTGCACGAGGCCGAGGCGCCGCCATCCAGTTCGTCGGCGGCGGTGATTTCACGGGTAAAGATCATGGCGCGCCTGGACATCGCCGAGCGGCGCCTGCCCCAGGACGGGCGCATCATGCTGCGCATCCAGGGCAAGGAGCTGGACTTGCGCGTGTCCACGGTACCGACCAGTTTTGGCGAATCGGTGGTGATGCGCCTGCTTGACCGCCAAACCGTGCAGTTCGATTTCCAGAGCCTGGGTTTCGATGGCCGGCGCCTCGAAACCTTCCTTGAAGTGCTCGAACGCCCCCACGGCATCCTGCTGGTCACCGGCCCCACCGGCTCGGGCAAGACCACCACGCTGTACACCGCGCTGTCGCGCCTCAACACCGCCGAGCGCAAGATCATCACCGTCGAAGACCCGGTGGAATACCAGCTCGAAGGCATCAACCAGATCCAGGTCAAGCCGGCCATCGGCCTGGACTTTGCCGGGGCGCTGCGTTCCATCGTGCGCCAGGACCCGGACGTGATCATGATCGGTGAAATCCGCGACCTGGAAACCTGCCGCATCGCTATCCAGTCTTCCTTGACCGGGCACCTGGTGCTCTCGACCCTGCACACCAACAGCGCGGCGGCGAGTATCACGCGCCTGCTGGACATGGGCGTGGAAAGCTACCTGATCGCCTCGACAGTCAACGGTATCCTCGCCCAGCGCCTGGTGCGACGCCTCGACCCGGCCACCCGAGAGGCCTTTGAAGCACCGCCGCCATTGATCGCCGAACACGGCCTGGATCGCTTTACCGACCAGCGCCCGATCCTGCTCTACCGCCCCCGCGCGGATGCGCCGGGCGGCGGCTATCACGGGCGCAGTGCGATCACCGAATTGCTGGTGATGAATGACGAACTGCGTAGCCTGCTGATGCGCCAGGCCGACGCCGCCACCCTCGAACAGGCCGCGCGTCGCGGTGGCCTGCGCACCTTGCATGAAGAGGGCCTGCGCCAGGCGGTGGCCGGCGTTACCTCGCTCGAAGAAGTGCTGCGCGTCACCCGTGGTGAGGGCGCATGA
- a CDS encoding GspH/FimT family pseudopilin, whose amino-acid sequence MANAQRGFTLLEMLVVIVLISIAAGLVGFGLQQGLRAAKERQAVGQIVEALRSTRARAIVSGTPQSTVFDLQQLSFQASGRPKKHWPADLQVTLHTAEQAGSAVAFYADGSSTGGNLLLANGSRRWRIDIGWLTGSVQSRALP is encoded by the coding sequence ATGGCCAACGCTCAACGCGGCTTTACCCTGCTGGAAATGCTGGTGGTGATCGTGCTGATCAGCATCGCGGCCGGGTTGGTCGGCTTTGGCTTGCAACAAGGCCTGCGCGCCGCCAAGGAGCGCCAGGCCGTCGGGCAGATCGTCGAGGCGCTGCGCAGCACGCGGGCGCGGGCAATTGTGAGTGGTACCCCCCAAAGCACCGTCTTCGATTTACAGCAATTGAGTTTTCAAGCATCCGGGCGCCCGAAAAAACACTGGCCGGCCGACCTGCAAGTGACCCTGCACACCGCCGAACAAGCCGGTTCGGCGGTGGCGTTTTATGCCGATGGCAGCTCCACCGGCGGCAACCTGCTGTTGGCCAATGGCAGCCGGCGTTGGCGCATCGATATTGGCTGGCTCACCGGCAGCGTTCAGTCCAGGGCGTTGCCATGA
- the gspF gene encoding type II secretion system inner membrane protein GspF, whose product MSLFKYRALDSQGQPQNGTLEAKDQDAAVAALHKRGLLLLHIDAAGAQGLRKAFGRGQLTGAALVSFTQQLATLLGAGQPLERSLGILLKQPGPPQTRALIERIREQVKAGQPLSKALEEEGSQFSPLYQSMVRAGEAGGALENTLRQLSDYLERSQLLRGEVINALIYPAFLVVGVLGSLALLLAYVVPQFVPIFKDLGVPIPLITEVILGLGQFLGAYGLAVLAGLIVTVWSLAARLRDPQRRERHDRRVLGLRVIGPLLQRVEAARLARTLGTLLSNGVALLQALVIARQVCTNRALQAQVAQAAEAVKGGGTLAAAFGSEPLLPDLALQMIEVGEQAGELDSMLLKVAEVFDVEAKRGIDRLLAALVPSLTVVMAVLVAVIMLAIMLPLMSLTSNI is encoded by the coding sequence ATGAGTCTGTTCAAGTACCGCGCCCTCGACAGCCAGGGCCAGCCGCAAAACGGCACCCTGGAGGCCAAGGACCAGGACGCCGCCGTCGCCGCGCTGCACAAGCGCGGGTTGTTGTTACTGCACATCGATGCGGCCGGCGCCCAAGGGCTGCGCAAGGCGTTTGGGCGAGGCCAATTGACCGGCGCGGCGCTGGTCAGCTTCACCCAGCAACTGGCGACCCTGCTGGGGGCCGGCCAACCGCTGGAACGCTCCCTCGGCATCCTGCTCAAACAGCCCGGCCCGCCGCAGACCCGTGCGTTGATCGAGCGTATCCGCGAACAGGTCAAGGCGGGCCAGCCCTTGTCCAAGGCTCTGGAAGAAGAGGGCAGCCAGTTCTCGCCGCTGTACCAGAGCATGGTGCGTGCCGGTGAGGCCGGCGGCGCGCTGGAAAACACGCTGCGCCAACTCAGCGACTACCTGGAACGCAGCCAGTTGCTCCGAGGCGAAGTGATCAACGCTTTGATCTACCCGGCGTTCCTGGTCGTGGGCGTGCTCGGCTCGCTGGCGCTGTTGCTGGCGTATGTGGTGCCGCAGTTCGTGCCGATCTTCAAGGACCTGGGGGTGCCGATCCCGCTGATCACCGAAGTGATCCTGGGGCTCGGCCAGTTCCTCGGCGCTTATGGCCTGGCGGTGTTGGCCGGGTTGATCGTGACCGTCTGGAGCCTCGCCGCGCGGCTGCGTGATCCCCAGCGGCGTGAACGCCATGATCGACGTGTGCTGGGCCTTCGCGTGATCGGCCCGCTGTTGCAACGGGTCGAAGCCGCGCGGTTGGCGCGCACCCTGGGCACCTTGCTCAGCAACGGCGTGGCCCTGCTGCAGGCGTTGGTCATCGCGAGACAGGTTTGCACCAACCGCGCCCTGCAAGCGCAAGTCGCGCAGGCCGCCGAAGCGGTCAAGGGCGGCGGCACCCTGGCCGCCGCCTTCGGCAGCGAGCCATTGCTGCCGGACCTGGCCCTGCAAATGATTGAAGTCGGCGAACAGGCCGGTGAACTGGACAGCATGCTGCTCAAAGTCGCCGAGGTGTTCGACGTCGAAGCCAAGCGCGGCATCGACCGCCTGCTCGCCGCGCTGGTGCCGTCCCTGACCGTGGTCATGGCGGTGCTGGTGGCGGTGATCATGCTGGCGATCATGCTGCCGCTGATGAGCCTGACCAGCAATATATGA
- a CDS encoding prepilin-type N-terminal cleavage/methylation domain-containing protein has translation MKRQRGFTLLEMLAALTLMAICSTVLLVAFGQSARSLLQVAHSDRLTHAAVSVMDEQGSGPLANGTHEGEMDGIGWQLRIARQPSRVGQPHLYRLDLTVREGPRQATFSTLKLRTAGNAP, from the coding sequence ATGAAGCGCCAGCGCGGGTTCACCTTGCTGGAAATGCTCGCCGCGCTGACGCTGATGGCGATCTGTAGCACCGTGCTGCTGGTCGCGTTCGGCCAGAGCGCGCGCTCGCTGTTGCAGGTTGCCCACAGCGACCGCCTTACCCACGCCGCCGTGAGCGTGATGGATGAGCAGGGGAGTGGGCCCCTCGCCAACGGCACTCATGAGGGCGAGATGGACGGCATCGGCTGGCAGCTGCGTATTGCCCGGCAACCGAGTCGTGTCGGCCAGCCCCACCTGTATCGCCTGGACCTGACGGTGCGCGAAGGCCCGCGTCAGGCCACGTTCAGCACCCTGAAGCTGCGCACTGCCGGGAACGCTCCGTGA
- the gspM gene encoding type II secretion system protein GspM, translating into MRRPLTPRERRGAALIGLAVVLGAAYWLLIDSWFAGPLRAMGEQAEQLREQQQRYAGVLRQRDSLRELLEQARQDPASSTSLLPGNDPSAVAADLMQRIVDLINSRAGLGGGCSLTQRMPITPEQDDAEPYRQVKVSLTLNCAIEPLTAILHELEYQRPFLFVDEMSIRRGPHAPATGGAGKLVVHLLVRGYLQPAGARQVAR; encoded by the coding sequence ATGCGCCGACCACTGACACCCCGTGAGCGCCGTGGCGCGGCCTTGATCGGCCTGGCCGTGGTGCTCGGCGCCGCTTACTGGTTATTGATCGACAGTTGGTTCGCCGGCCCCTTGCGCGCCATGGGCGAGCAGGCCGAACAATTGCGTGAACAGCAACAGCGTTATGCCGGGGTACTGCGCCAGCGCGACAGCTTGCGCGAGCTGCTCGAACAGGCGCGGCAAGACCCGGCCAGCAGCACCAGTCTGTTGCCGGGCAATGACCCCAGCGCGGTCGCGGCCGACCTGATGCAACGCATCGTCGACCTGATCAACAGCCGCGCCGGTCTCGGTGGCGGTTGCAGCCTGACCCAGCGCATGCCGATCACCCCGGAGCAGGACGATGCCGAGCCTTATCGCCAGGTCAAAGTCAGCCTGACCCTCAACTGCGCCATCGAACCGCTGACCGCGATCCTGCATGAGCTGGAGTACCAGCGCCCGTTTCTGTTCGTCGATGAAATGAGCATCCGCCGTGGCCCGCACGCGCCCGCCACCGGAGGCGCCGGCAAACTGGTGGTGCACTTGCTGGTGCGCGGTTACCTGCAACCGGCCGGCGCGCGGCAGGTGGCCCGATGA
- a CDS encoding PilN domain-containing protein yields MNQHVTARLEALAAPIARRWRASLLQQGWRWWLKELRGCLPAWLSLHDIPEHVYPWPLTGAVAKPTGQARQVLLLAPDAVLVQTLQLPLAAARNLSTVVGYELDRFTPFEAAQLYFVARQERRTASHLQVMLVAILRERLDRVLSDCAALGLQPHAVDVADDTGRPMGIDLLPAPLRPRQRPAGKGLQRSLPWLCGALLIAAMLLWLDDRQRVLDAMQHSVREQKAEVAEVQALRQQLLNTRGAAQYLIRRKMAQPPLAALLNELTACLPADTWVDQLEVNDGAQVSFSGQSAKASALITRIKNCHSLENAQFEGVIQPDAQTGKDQFSLRAHLHQEAADAPTTDTP; encoded by the coding sequence ATAAATCAACACGTAACCGCGCGGCTGGAGGCGCTGGCCGCGCCGATTGCCCGGCGCTGGCGCGCCAGCCTGCTGCAACAGGGGTGGCGCTGGTGGCTCAAGGAACTGCGTGGCTGCCTGCCCGCGTGGCTGTCCTTGCACGACATCCCCGAGCACGTTTACCCGTGGCCGCTCACTGGCGCCGTGGCCAAACCCACCGGGCAGGCGCGCCAAGTGCTGTTACTGGCGCCTGATGCTGTGCTGGTGCAAACCCTGCAATTGCCACTGGCCGCCGCGCGCAACCTGTCGACGGTGGTCGGTTATGAACTGGACCGCTTCACCCCGTTCGAGGCCGCGCAGCTGTACTTCGTCGCGCGCCAGGAGCGCCGCACAGCCAGCCATTTGCAGGTGATGCTGGTGGCGATCCTGCGCGAGCGCCTGGACCGGGTCCTCAGTGACTGCGCCGCCCTCGGCCTGCAACCGCATGCCGTGGATGTGGCGGATGACACGGGCAGGCCCATGGGCATCGACTTGCTGCCGGCACCGTTGCGTCCACGCCAACGCCCGGCCGGCAAAGGCTTGCAACGCAGCCTGCCGTGGCTGTGCGGTGCCTTGCTGATTGCGGCCATGTTGCTGTGGCTCGACGACCGCCAGCGGGTGCTCGACGCCATGCAGCACAGCGTGCGCGAACAGAAAGCCGAGGTCGCCGAGGTCCAGGCGCTGCGCCAGCAACTGCTCAATACGCGGGGCGCCGCGCAGTACCTGATTCGCCGCAAAATGGCCCAGCCGCCGTTGGCCGCGTTGCTCAATGAACTGACCGCGTGCCTGCCGGCCGACACCTGGGTCGACCAGTTGGAAGTCAACGACGGCGCCCAGGTGTCTTTCTCCGGGCAAAGCGCCAAGGCCAGTGCGTTGATCACCCGTATCAAGAACTGCCACAGCCTGGAAAACGCCCAGTTCGAAGGGGTGATTCAACCCGATGCGCAAACCGGCAAGGATCAGTTCTCCTTGCGCGCCCACCTGCACCAGGAGGCCGCCGATGCGCCGACCACTGACACCCCGTGA
- a CDS encoding DUF6124 family protein, with the protein MIKDSPNPPSASDTDTRYGLFTVRADLDTETLLVNASQDLASISNIATHLAFEIDGAQRNVALGMCRMLEGVQLLVDRALDKSHPAV; encoded by the coding sequence ATGATCAAAGACAGCCCAAATCCTCCAAGCGCTTCAGACACCGATACCCGTTACGGGCTCTTCACCGTACGCGCCGATCTGGACACGGAAACCTTACTGGTCAATGCCTCCCAGGACTTGGCCTCTATCAGCAACATCGCCACCCATCTGGCCTTTGAAATCGACGGTGCCCAACGCAATGTCGCGCTGGGCATGTGTCGAATGCTTGAAGGCGTGCAACTGTTGGTGGACAGGGCATTGGATAAGTCCCACCCGGCTGTATGA
- a CDS encoding general secretion pathway protein GspK, with the protein MIRHQRGVALLLVLWVLALLSLLLGGLAAWVQLETRQAAWHRQHTQAVLAAEAGVALAMQAVADPLQRKQWIADGRDVPLVFDDAQLHVSLYSERGKLYLNSAEVADFARLALACGATQAQARQLARALQVRRNQGLAPFRVVEEVRQLPGMTQALYSALVPQISLWSGLDRPDPAFASPLMRHALNLPHQSAVGADPGEVLVVISRAQRPGGYRAEVQATVLLSPAQGSAQPYRVLRWQE; encoded by the coding sequence ATGATCAGGCATCAACGCGGTGTCGCGCTGTTGCTGGTGCTCTGGGTGCTGGCGTTGCTCAGCTTGTTGCTGGGCGGCCTCGCCGCTTGGGTGCAACTGGAAACACGCCAGGCGGCCTGGCATCGCCAGCATACCCAGGCGGTATTGGCGGCCGAGGCGGGCGTGGCGCTGGCGATGCAAGCCGTGGCCGACCCGTTGCAGCGCAAGCAGTGGATTGCCGATGGGCGTGACGTCCCGCTGGTGTTCGACGATGCGCAGTTGCACGTCAGTCTGTACAGCGAGCGTGGCAAGTTGTACCTCAACAGCGCCGAGGTGGCTGACTTTGCCCGTCTGGCCCTGGCGTGCGGTGCCACCCAGGCCCAGGCCAGGCAACTGGCCAGGGCGCTGCAAGTGCGGCGCAACCAGGGCCTGGCGCCGTTCCGGGTGGTGGAAGAAGTGCGGCAATTGCCCGGCATGACCCAAGCGCTGTACAGCGCCCTGGTGCCGCAAATCAGCCTGTGGAGCGGCCTCGACCGCCCCGACCCGGCCTTCGCCAGCCCGTTGATGCGCCACGCCCTCAACCTGCCGCATCAGAGTGCGGTGGGCGCCGACCCCGGCGAGGTGCTGGTGGTGATCAGCCGTGCACAACGCCCCGGTGGCTACCGCGCCGAAGTACAAGCCACGGTTTTATTGAGCCCCGCGCAAGGTAGCGCACAACCTTATCGAGTATTGCGTTGGCAAGAATAA
- a CDS encoding general secretion pathway protein GspN: MINPLRPIEWVLLGLSAALGVLMLGILSSIGDAPQWLPEPEPAAHANAAAKVLTAPDASLDSLAGTWQAPLFSTDRSPDPTVGQAAVSSLSGLTLTGIVLDGDLRVALLKRADGPPLKVHQNQTLPNGWRLEHLTPRDARFVLDGRSQTLSLRALRLPPPSTTPPITLPHESAP, translated from the coding sequence ATGATCAACCCATTGCGCCCGATTGAGTGGGTTTTGCTCGGTCTGTCCGCCGCGTTGGGCGTGCTGATGCTGGGTATTTTGAGCAGCATCGGCGACGCGCCGCAGTGGCTGCCGGAGCCTGAGCCTGCCGCCCATGCCAATGCCGCGGCCAAGGTGCTGACCGCGCCGGATGCAAGCCTGGACAGCCTGGCCGGTACCTGGCAGGCGCCGCTGTTCAGCACCGACCGCAGCCCGGATCCTACGGTGGGCCAGGCGGCGGTCTCCAGCCTGTCGGGCCTGACCCTCACCGGCATCGTGCTGGACGGCGACCTGCGCGTGGCACTGCTCAAGCGCGCCGACGGCCCGCCGTTGAAAGTCCACCAGAACCAGACCCTGCCCAACGGTTGGCGCCTGGAACACCTGACCCCGCGCGACGCGCGCTTTGTGCTCGATGGCCGCAGTCAAACCCTGAGCCTGCGGGCCTTGCGTCTACCGCCGCCGTCGACGACGCCCCCGATTACCCTTCCTCACGAGTCCGCCCCTTGA